Genomic segment of Candidatus Acidiferrales bacterium:
TCCATCGTGCTGCCCAGCTATGGACTGGCAGGAATGGTTTCCGTGTCCCGGATGACTGCCCGCAAACATTTTCCGTCGGACATTGTGGTGGGAGCGGCGCTCGGCTACTTCATCGGCCGGCACGTAGCCCACCGGGATACCGCCATGCCAGCAAAGTCCCGGCGAGTGCAGGTGAGCCTTCTGCCTTCACCTGCACCTCAGGGTGGTTACGCCGCCACGCTCCACCTCGAGTTTTGAAACCCCCGCAACTTGCCCGCCTCCCCAGGCTTCCGGATTCATGGCGGGCTTGCGCATCGGTACTAACAAGATAGAAAAGAGAAATAGGAAATTAGAAAAGAGGCACCTACCTCCTCATTCCTGTTTTCTCTTTTCTATTTTCTGTTTTCTGTTTCCGGTAATATCTACCGCCAGCGGTCGGGCTTGTGGCCCTCTGGCTTTCCCTGCGGCGGTCGTTGCCGGCCAGCCTGGCGCTCGGAGCGGGGAGGAGCCTGTCGCGATGGCCGCTCAACGGTAACGGGCTTGTGGATTTCGAGCGGGCGACGCTCGATCTGCCGTGGCGGCTCCCGAGAAGCTTCCGGCCGACGCTCCATCCCCTCCGGCCGGGACGGCTCGAAGCTGCGCGGTCGCTCGGGCGGATTTTCGAATCTCCTCGGTGCGTCCGGGACCGACGGGCGTCCCGCCTCTCGGTCGCGCTCACCCTGATTCGATTGGGGCGAGCGAAATTCCTCCCGGCGACGCTCGACGCTCTCCCTCCTCACCTCGCCCCGAGGTTGAGGCTCAAAGCGCTGAAACCCGGGCTGAGATGGCTCGGCCTCACCCCGCTGTCGCGGCCTCTCTGGAGTAGAGAGGGTACGCGTTGCTGGCCCACCTTCCTGCTGGCGGGGTGGCTCCGGCCGACTCTGTAGCTCCTGATAAAACCGTTCGAACTTCTCGCGCCCGGGACTGCCACTTTCGGGCTGGCCCGTCCCGCTCTGCGGGGTGGCGGGCTGGCCAGACTCGCGCCCCCGCGAAACTCCTGGTTGAACCTCACGCCCGGGGAGGCGCGAGCCTTCCTGACCGGCCCCGATTTGATCGGAGCGGGCAGGTTTTCCGCCGCCGAAACGCTGCCAACCTGGACGAACCGGTTCCGCCTGACGAGGCGAGGACTGAGGCTGTGCTGACTTGTCCGAGTCGCGCCGATTGGATTGCGGCCGGGGTCCTGAAGCATCGGGACTGGGTTTGGGTTTGTCCTTTTCCCGATCGAATTCACGCGAAGCAGCTCCAGTTCGGGGAGAATCCTCGTCACCGAAGCGTCGGAAACCGCCCTTCGCGTCAGGCTGGCGATGAGGTGCATCCGCGCCTGCCGGGCGGGCCCCGATTTGATCGGGACGGGCAGACTCCCGTTCGCGCTCGACGGGAGTGTTCACCATCGGGCCCTTTGTTCCAATCCCGCTCTGCGGGACGCCCTGGCGGGGCTCCTGCCCCGCTGGCCTCTGCTCCGGTACTTCGATCTGCTTCGGCACCGGGCGGCTCCCGCCAATGGGGGCTGACCGGAGATTCGGGTTCTCAGGTAACTCGCCGGCAGCCGAGCGACCGCGAGACCGGTTTGCGGTTCCTGGAGTTTCGGCGGTGCCGAATTCTTCATGCGGCCCAGGAACTGTTCCGCCTCTCGGAGCCGCCTTCCGACCCGGCGCGGTCACCAGACCCTGCTCGGCCAGTCGCTCGCGAAGGCTTGCCACCTCGTCATCAAAGCGGGCGGGACCGGCAGGGGGTTTTTGTTTGGTGAAAAAGTTTTCTCGCGTAAAACGAGCGGGAGGCACAGCCGAGGCGGAAACCGCTTTATCGCTGGCCCTCACGATGTCGCGCGTGGGCAGCACGGGAGGCGTTCCCTCCACCAGACTTGCCTTCCTGAGCGTGGCTACATCCACCGGCCGCTGCTCGCGCGGCACGCGCCCGCGGGCAAAGTCATCGGCAGTGGTGGTGGTGATGGCGTCGCGGACGTGCCGGTCGGCAAAGATATTGTTCACATTGGTGACGTTGCGTACGTTGGTGACGTTGGTCACATTGGTGATATTCGTCACGTTGACGATATTGGTCACGCGATGCCTTCCCCACCAGGGCCGGTAGTAGTCTCCAGGCCCGAGGGGCAGCCAGCCGATCTGGCTGTGACCAAAACTGAAGCCCAAGGACCACCCGTTGCCGCCGAAACCAAAGAAACTGACGTAGGCGGGCGCCCAGTAGGGACGATAGTGCCGTTGGCCGGGAAACCATACCCAACCATAGGGGTGATGGCGGAACCAGCGGCCATAGTGGTACGGCGCCCAGCCCCACGGCTCGTAGCTTACCCACGTCCAGCCGTAATAGCTGATCCAGGTCCAGTGGCCGTAGCGATAGGGCACCCAACCATAAGCTCCCGCCGGATACCAGCAGTAACCGTAGCTCGGCACATAGACCCACCGGCCGTAACGGTCCAGGTCATCCGCGCCGTAAACGTAGCGGTTCACGTAGCGATAACTGCGCGCCTCATAAATGTCGTCATTGCGCCGCTCGTTGAAGCGATCCCAATCGTCCTTGTGTGAGGCTTCGACGATCTGATATTGGACCGAATCGGTGCCGACCACATTAATCTGGCGACCCTTCTTGACAACGACGTTGCCCTGGGGCGTGCTCACTTCCGCTTCGCCCTTGCGCACCGTCACAATCGTATTGCCGCTGTCGGTCACCTCCACCCGGTAGATTCCTTCCTTCAAGGGACGCACGGCCACGTTGGGCGTGTCCAGTTCCACATCGGCCTCCGAGCCGCGAAGCACGTTGTAGGTTACCAGCCCGCGCGAGAGCTGGAGCTGAATGCGAGTGCGAGCAATGTCCGCCAGCTTCACTTCCGTGCGCTCGGCCAGGCGGAGCACATTCGCATAATCAATTTGGATTTCAGTGCGCGAGCGATCGCCCGCATAAATGCGATCACCGCGCACGAGCGGGGTGTTGACCGTAGCCGCGACCCAATCCTGGGTGTCGCCGCGCATCATCGTCACATCGCCGTGAATCAGGCTGATGCGGGCCACGCCATAACGGCTCTCTTCCTTGTAGTCACGGTCATCGTCGGCGCGAGCGGCCAGAGTGAACGCCAGGCTCAAGAGAAGACCCAGTGCCAAGATCCAGCTAATGTTTTGCTTTTTCATCGCGCACCCCCTTGGGCTGGCCTGCCCGCCCCGACTCGTCGGGGCGAGCACCACTTCATCCGCCCTTTGCGTGGCAAATCAAGCACCAAATGAAGGTTTGCCATGCAACTAAATGGGTCGCGTTTTCAATGAGTTTGCGGGGGCAAACAGCGGTGGGTAGCTCGTTCCAGGTTGGCTGTGCCGGCATTCGGTTGGCTTCGACCAGGCCCTGGCCGAAATCAACCAGCCCCGACTTGTCGGGCCGACAGCGTTCAGTAGGGGCGCAAGGCCTTGCGCCCCTACTTTCCTTCGGAGTTAGGTGTTTCTTCAGGCGGCGTTTCCGCGCCGGCTTCATCGGCGATGCCCATCTTGGAGAGGCGATAGCGGAGGGTATTGCGGGTCAATCCGAGCAGGCGCGCAGCTTGGCTCTTGTTGCCGCCGGTCCGGCGCAGCGCTTCGCCAATCAATTCCTCCTCGTATTGATCGAGCGTCATCCCTTCGGGAAGAAACATCTCCGAGGCTCCGCCCAAGCCGGGTTGGCTGCGGCTGGGTGGGGTTTCCAGCCGCAAGTCGGCCA
This window contains:
- a CDS encoding DUF6600 domain-containing protein — translated: MKKQNISWILALGLLLSLAFTLAARADDDRDYKEESRYGVARISLIHGDVTMMRGDTQDWVAATVNTPLVRGDRIYAGDRSRTEIQIDYANVLRLAERTEVKLADIARTRIQLQLSRGLVTYNVLRGSEADVELDTPNVAVRPLKEGIYRVEVTDSGNTIVTVRKGEAEVSTPQGNVVVKKGRQINVVGTDSVQYQIVEASHKDDWDRFNERRNDDIYEARSYRYVNRYVYGADDLDRYGRWVYVPSYGYCWYPAGAYGWVPYRYGHWTWISYYGWTWVSYEPWGWAPYHYGRWFRHHPYGWVWFPGQRHYRPYWAPAYVSFFGFGGNGWSLGFSFGHSQIGWLPLGPGDYYRPWWGRHRVTNIVNVTNITNVTNVTNVRNVTNVNNIFADRHVRDAITTTTADDFARGRVPREQRPVDVATLRKASLVEGTPPVLPTRDIVRASDKAVSASAVPPARFTRENFFTKQKPPAGPARFDDEVASLRERLAEQGLVTAPGRKAAPRGGTVPGPHEEFGTAETPGTANRSRGRSAAGELPENPNLRSAPIGGSRPVPKQIEVPEQRPAGQEPRQGVPQSGIGTKGPMVNTPVERERESARPDQIGARPAGADAPHRQPDAKGGFRRFGDEDSPRTGAASREFDREKDKPKPSPDASGPRPQSNRRDSDKSAQPQSSPRQAEPVRPGWQRFGGGKPARSDQIGAGQEGSRLPGREVQPGVSRGRESGQPATPQSGTGQPESGSPGREKFERFYQELQSRPEPPRQQEGGPATRTLSTPERPRQRGEAEPSQPGFQRFEPQPRGEVRRESVERRREEFRSPQSNQGERDREAGRPSVPDAPRRFENPPERPRSFEPSRPEGMERRPEASREPPRQIERRPLEIHKPVTVERPSRQAPPRSERQAGRQRPPQGKPEGHKPDRWR